Genomic segment of Zingiber officinale cultivar Zhangliang chromosome 11B, Zo_v1.1, whole genome shotgun sequence:
gcctgttaaatcttttaaccgcttcttctactggtaggtcaccttgtctgaattccataagctcctcatactgtttattggtgatccgctgacggaagacttctttgtaaaactctgtctcgaagtcgacccggctcatctggttgactgctctcttactcttaactcgctcccaccacatacaagcatctccagataggcagaaagaggcacacttacccttctcgacttctgatcagtcaagaagctccattgtgctctcaagtgtcttgaaccaagcctgggcatcccagggctcagtcgtgcctgagaagctttctggtttcagcttcagccactggatgaggtatgcttcttgtcttctaggtgttgtggcgacttccagggcagcttatgggacttcagtcaccactggggtctccacattgatggttgggggagtgggaggagctggcttctgattggccattagattggcaatcacttgttgctgctctactacttgtctctggagttgggcaacaactttagagagattgggctcagttaatctaagcttttcgttctcctgatcttggttcttagtacgaacggtacgagaacattctcttcttgccatcaagtcaggcagatgacaagaaaacttaaaattatcactatactttctagatatatcttacttatacatgattcttgactttcaacacctatgagtaggtacttctaaacatttctctatcctttctaaacatacatatttgtatatgaagaaagaaaacaacaaaaactcttatcttacttaagcacttataagcaatcactctatactgcaaataataataaaggaaagcaattaagaaagaatttaaatactttcttacttgaagacggcaaggatgatgctgatgtgtgtgtgatgctggagaatgagaactgctctgataccaactgtaacgacccacctttctacactactactacgcTCTAAAGGTAGAccattacttgactactaactctacttaaccggtacgctacttaactacgaggaatccctaccgaaaaatttcggcagaatctcccctgtaccggtgaccaaatcagcaatacaaacaaataataaaccatcagccacatgcggctggtataaacacttcacaaccacgcagtaataatgtcacaataactaaaaggaaactattctagcaatagtaaacaaatagaactccaacgataaggcataccaagctacaagtgcggaatagactcaattacaatctcaacttcatcatagcattaaaagagaactaaaataactaaacagaaaagtcttggcaatttgactctggatctctccatagtccagtcatcacacaccttcatcaccaccaccttgtcgccttccttgctaaatctttttttttttttttcctttatctgcagtaggaggaaggtagtatctataagcataaagcttagtgagcgctatctactcacaaaaactcgatatgcatgtatataaataaaaacatgctaaaactgaatgctaacatgtaaagctactcatgctcatacatagcaaaggaatcatgctaactgaaatactgaacatgtatagttaatcatgctcataagaatgaaactataaaagaagcatactaaacatgtaaagctactaacatgtaaagctaaacatgtaaagctactaaacatgtaaactactaaacatgtaaaactactaaacatgtaaagctaaacatgctgaataatctagtagcaaggaaagaattgaaactactactgcatgcttactAAGAACAGCGAGTAAgtataactaactgaaatactaacatgtgaagctagtcatgctcataaatagcagtagaaagtctcaatggcatgctaatataaaagaactaacttgctgaatttttagagatagaaatgactatcttgctgaaataaaactaagacagttaacttgctgaaattgaaacaaaagaactatcttgctgatttctgaacttaaattaagtttatttcttttgttctaaaagcttatatatatatgtatatatatatacttcaaaatagataataaacttcttttgggcccggcattgtaccactttgcgcgcattcttagtaagaatcgaggtagctaatcccgaaactactaagatacttctaggccatgtgcctaggggcaacttggagcccatcccttctaggccatgtgcctaggggcaacttggagcccatcccttggatcttgtgtccggtacatgccatttaaaagtaaaatactttttatctttaaatacttcttataataaaatgccttggcatttaataagcaccttgtgtgctaaaatccctaaagtcttgaattcgggattttacttaaggccttagccttttccctttcttttctttatcttccttttacttgttaatacttctaaaagtatttaataggattcttatttttccattagaatacatggctgttcatgcttgttaaaatagcaaatggaaataactttgagcttactaatcatgctataaaatagagctaaagaaagcaactttaagcttactaatcatgctataaaatagagcaaagaaagcaactttaagcttactaatcatgctgtaaaaatagagcaaagaaaagcaacttgagtttactaatcatgctgtaaaatagagcaaagaaaagcaacttgagcttactaatcatgctgtaaaaatagagcaaagaaaagcaacttgagcttactaatcatgctgtaaaatagagcaaagaaaagcaacttgagcttactaatcatgctgtaaaaatagagcaaaagaaagcaactttaaacttactaatcatgctataaaaatagaacaaagaaagcaactttgaacttactaatcatgctataaaatagagctaaagaaagcaactttaagcttactaatcatgctataaaatagagcaaagaaagcaactttaagcttactaatcatgctgtaaaaatagagcaaagaaaagcaacttgagcttactaatcatgctgtaaaaatagagcaaagaaaagcaacttgagcttactaatcatgctgtaaaaatagagcaaaagaaagcaactttaaacttactaatcatgctataaaaatagaacaaagaaagcaactttgaacttactaatcatgctataaaatagagcaaaagaaagctaacttggacttactaaacatgctgtaagatagagcaaaagaaagctaactttgggctttctaagtatgctgtaataaaagcaatatatgtcactctacactttctatcatgctgtagaaacaAAGCATGAaatgctactttaagggcttctaaacctgctattaaaacatgacaaagaatactactttaaggcctttaaacatgctgtaccaaaataaggtaacatgctactttaaacttcttaaacatgctatatACGAAGCataaaggaaactaatttcttggccttctaagtatgctgtaatggaagcaaaggaatgcgactcaggttttataagcatgctgtccaaaatatttacttatcaaacttaagtatgtacaacatgaccctaaagcaaagaggttcatgaacaacatacactcaagaataaaaatgcatacaattctaattAGCACTAAACCATTCTACTTGCTCAATTAGCCTAGATGATGCTTGGAGTTCCCTGTGCAGGTCACAGCATAAACCCAAACTTCATGTGCAGGTCACGGCAAGTATCAAGGTTTCCTGTGCAGGTCTCGGAAGCACTAGGATGGCACCAAAAATCCACCCACTTCAACCCCGCAAGCTCAAATCATGCTATACTTAGGCTTAAAACCGAGATCTACCAACCCTAATGTTAAAGGATGTTGTTCGGCTATAAACAGGGCATGGAAAGGAAAACAAAACCGAGCTTACAATTCTACACGGCAAgcaaaaatccgaaagcaaggaaagcaaatcgaagctcggagcaactcctactgcaggtgagaagcaactcaccccttgctcttgcacttacaaccgacggaggaAGCTTTAGGGCTTCGGTTAGCTTGGATCTTCAACCTCCCTTGCGCCCGCAGACCTTCTCGACGAGGGAATTACCACCGCAGGTGAAGatcggccggaaaaagccttcgccggccaccggaggGAGGAAATCCTAGCTCCGTCGTCTTCTTCGCCCAAGCACAGTGCCGTCGCGAGAGAGAAAGAAATCGtgagattaggtcacgggaataattcctttctcctcttaacttatcccatttataacctaggtctaactttgccatttactataacttatatatatcccgcttcatacttattaacaaatcacgcgcagcccagttggttagctgctTTTGACCGGAACCCttggtcacgggttcaaatcctgcTGCAACCCGTTTTTCCCTCTTTTATTTAAAATGTTCcgactatagcttaaatctatttctctccatataaggttaacaaaaaccgtgtagctcagctggttgggtcggttttgcttgggtcagtccgacccgagatcgtgggttcgaatctcaccttcaacgttttttttttttaaaacttctttctttttgtaaccctactaaacgacctccaaaaattacgtaaaaatactctaaaaattcctaaaaatctctagaatattttaaaagtatttccaaatatttttatggacttttaaaacttgaaatagggaaaattgggtcgttacaagtatTTAATTTGGCACACCAATGTGGTCTTTCATATCAGTGAGACAAACATATTTCCTTTTCAATTTTCTAGATACTTTAGTTTTATGTAACAGAAGTTTCATTggtttttaatttctatatagTTTTGGTGCTTATGATTTGGTTATTATATCCGCACATTCACGCATTTCTTTTGCAATATGAAAAGCATCCTTGAATGATCAGATCATATCTTATTCCAGCATATTGAACCTTTTGATTGTTGGAAAAGAGTGATAAGTTTGATTGTTACCATTACTCATTTTAGAGAAATTCTTCAAGTTGACAATCTTGAATTAGTTAAATGTTGATCAATTTTATATTGAAACTTCATTTCTGGTCTATATGGTTATGGGCTGACGTTGCTTATCCTTGAGTGATCCATATGGTTGTGGGCTGGCTTAGCTCTTCTTTGAGTGATTGGTTGCCAAGTTGTTCTCTGCTGCTTAATAATTCTTGGTTCTTTGTTACTGCTGCCGTTATCATTACTACCATCCCATGTTTGTCCCAACTGTTTGGAATCAGTTACATGAATCTTATCCTTCGGAGCTCCAGGACAAATTATAAGATTTTCACTACTTGACTAATGTTTTCTTTGCACTTCTTTTACCCTTTACACCTTCCACTCTAAcagataaaataaaccacctttttatattttctttactttCTGATGTAGTGATGCTCAAGTTTCATCTCTTGCATTTCGCCCTGGACACAACATGGCTGTCACATCATCTTATGGTGGTGATTTTAAGGTAGTGTCTATTAGGCTCTTTTCTTTCTGTTGCCCCATTGTATATAATGATTAAATGAGTAATCTATTTTTCAGGTTTGGGTTCATGGTTCTCATGCCGACAGAAATAATGAATCAATCCAGAGAACTGGTTGGAGATGCCAATCTGTTGGTTCATACAAGTATTAAATTTTGCTGCCAATGAAATGTTTTTTCCTTTATTATATTAATATCATTGCTCATTTGATGCCTTTtagtttttatgatttattttaacataaaaaattatttgtatcgaatgaaattgaaataatttgtGGAAGCAGACAGCTTTCAAATCAAGCAGAGATATTTAAAGTAATACTTGTATTTGATGCTACTCAGAGCTGAACCAGTTGATTGGGCGTATGGAACTTGCAATTTTGTATATACATTAATTATGAAAAAAAGATACTGTTTCTTAATTTAAAGGATGCCTtgttttttaattgaattattgGTGAAATCTTTAAactattttttgaaattatttgctTGCATATATTTCTTTTCCCATCATATAGTGTTGTTGCGCAGTGGAACTCCCATGAAATTAATTTCTTTGAATTGATGACAGGGGAAAATCATTAACAGCTGCTGCTTTTTCTGCCGATGGATCAGTCCTTGCTATTGCAGCTGAGACTAtaattacattatgggatccagATTCCAATATTCTTGTGGCTATGATTGGAGATACACTTTCGGTAATCATCATTTTGCCTATATTGTTATCTGGCAAATCGAAATAGCAGTGAATGTCCTTAcatctgtttttttttcctttttcttgtacAGCCAATTACAAAGCCTTCATTTGTTGGGGAATCAGAATATCTGGTGTCCTATACACACGGTTTAAAGCCACAACTTTCAGTTTGGAGTACTTCAAATTTGGCATTGTACTGGTCTCACGGGATTGTTACAGAAGGTGTGCATTTTTTGGCTCTTAAATGATCGTAGTATAAATCCAAGACTAAAAGAAccagaaaattaaaatgaaataaaaagaaccaGTCCATTTTTGGCACTTTAGATGTTCATGTCAACAGTTCCATACAACAACAATCTTGAGTCCTAAAGCTTCTATTTTGCAAGTGTCTCTAGCATACATGCACTAATATTAATAAATTGCAAATGTCCAAAATAGGCAGCAAGAACCAGTCCATTGTTGGACCAGTATAAACTTACCGTGGCTTTGCGAATGGTGTATGATTACAAACAAAGCTCACATTTTGTgaaatatttatagaattttttatatttctttaacTTTATACTATTTTCTCTTTGAGTAGTTAGAAGATTGTAATCTTTTGTCTTGTTGATGGTTCCCATTTTTTTACAGCCGTAAGCTGTTCCCATGATGAATCTCAATTCGCCGTCTTAGCTCTTCTCAGTTCAGCAGGTGATGCTGATGCAAAAGGAAATGGGGTAATATTTTTCTTCGATGTGGAAGATCCTGTTCCTGTGgcaacctaagaggaataagtcatttcctcgatggcacggatgaatacctaaaatccatcctctactccaccattctttgccactcctcaagccgaaacaactgcaaaggtagagtcaacatcaagtattacattgtgcctggctacaagaagaccggggccgcaaaatccaataaagacaggtcaaacatcaagtagcattttgtaacttattcctcttaggttatatgcttggttaatatatatgcttagaacttgtaaagacaggtcaaacattaatatgcttggttaatatatccatctacagcactcccgctttttcctttaaatatgattttcatttagcacagaactaatgccaatttttttattttgatacagtgtttaaagagcttgagtagaagttggccctaaagaaaacttgtcagttacgatataaacacacttacggtatgaattacatgtatatataacattgacatattatttagtacgagatttacatgtatgaaagttttcatacaaaatttcttgattgcctacaaccccaggtgtgctgatgacaagttgaagaagatggctctaagagtgatagctgaaagcctttcagaagaagagattgctggacttaaagaagcaattccatgcgatggacaccaacaacagtggttagtcaatgatgaggttttgtaaaacttgtgtgtttgaaaaattattgtcatgaagttaaggataacttatatgatacaaatttaatttgtggatcaatatgtatacattttgtttgtataatataaagttttatttatttgttaaatagtcttattataaaaatgattgtggttgtggatattcaattatatgtaaattttgagtatttttataattttgctattattaagaaaaacactattttttataaatttaaaaagacaacgtttttaagtaataaaagacaacgcttaaaaaacaatgtctttgagaccaaccacaacgcttttaaagcgttgtctttgatatgtgcatttttacaacagcatctttaacaacgcattttaagaacgaatagacaacgcttaaaaagcgttgtctttgtgaccaaccacaacgcttttaaagcgttgtctttgatatgtgcatttttacaacagcatctataacaacgctttttaagaacgaaaagacaacgcttaaaaagcgttgtctttgtgaccaaccacaacgcttttaaagcgttgtctttgatatgactttctacaacaccatctacaacatcactttttaagtacatacgacaacgccaaaaaagcgttgttgtttagcttttttcttgtagtgagtctTGAGACGCAATAACCTGAGAAACCAAATATAATCAAGATAATAAGGATACATCAAGGCAACTATACATAGAGCAAGAAATGAAGATTgacaaaattattattaatagcgGAAAACCATTCATTTCGATACAAGAAAAAGATTTCTTCTTTGGAGGGAACAGAGGAGCACCATTCATGCTTGAGGTGATCTCCATTCGCTCATCTCTTGCTAGAACATTTATTTGCCTGCAATAAAACACCATATCCGTTGAATTGGGTGGAATTAATGGCGTCAAAACaaaaatcatgagtttaggcaGCACCTTTGGCCATGGCCATCACTATGTACGTCAAAACCAAGCAAATCATCTTCATCACTACTTGTAACGACcacctccttactactactctgaggggaccgttacttaactactcatTCTACCTAACTGATATTGCTTGACTTAAAGGTAATAAGCTTGACATAATATATATTGTTTCTTTTTAATCTTTGTTTTTCACTTTTGGGGACATGCTGCATTACTACTAATTATTTCAGTACTGCCATCAACCAAGCCTATCTATCATACTGAAGTGTGTTAGCATGTTTCCATAATAGCATTTCAACTTGTATGCACGTATATTCCTTTGCATAATTCGGTCATGGCTGTTCCTACTAATACTGCATGCATAACAATTCATTAACAGCCAAACCTTTAACCATTaataaggaaacattaaaccGAGCTAACTGTAACTGCATGCTAAGGACTTGTGCAGGAATTTAACTTAATAATAATCATGGCATGCTACGGCTTCCATGAAAGCCAAACCGTAACTCATATTCTAAGGGACTAGCTTCCAGCAACCAAAAAAACAATacttcaaccatatcaaaagcataTAAGCAAGAGGCAATTCAAGCAACATAACTTCACAAGTATATGGCAGCAGATTTAACTTGCAATCAAACTGGAGGCTAACATAATTTGCACAGATTTAATCACGGCAACAGCAAATTGAAGGCTAAGAATAACTAACATGCATGGCAGTATAGCACTCAAGCTACCTCATCACAAAAGCTGATCAAAAATCATATCCAGTAGCAAGTAACAAGAGTTATTCCAACAAAATCCAAGCCTAGAAACAGTATTAAAAAGCAACCTTTCAGCTATACCAAAGGAATCCGGTCATAAGGAATAGACAAGTTAAATAGATTAATCTCTAGCGATACAAgaaatcaattaaactttttctTGGTCCCAAGGCTTCACACTTCAACATCACACACTTCTTTCATCACCACCActatcctgtcgcctccctttcatatcttagcttttcctttatctgcggtaggagggagaaaaaaaagatctataagcgaaaacgcttagtaagtactaatctatctcacaaaactcgcaaTGCATAAATATAATGCAAAAGTACTGAAACTGGAATACTAAagcaatctgcatgtgctcatggtatacagaaaataaaCTGGTTACAAGTCATACTCACTAactagcaggataacaagaaattaatactataagctcagaatttcagcaactaactttttatttattctaagcatgtaacttgtttcatttcttatatccttgtgttagaaattaatcttttaattcctatcttttactcacttcttctttctttctttcttaacttttcttttctttgggcccaggcttagtaccatctcatgcacgttccctaataggttggggttgcgagccaccaatcctaaa
This window contains:
- the LOC122033948 gene encoding WD repeat-containing protein 75-like; protein product: MPTMDISKSISGIKPPFSFPLKHEGSCTQVAFEQTTGLVAVSTEDYCVQFYSLFDNHEVSEVQVCKRNFQPADDVMLYVALVAISLDGSLMATIDVTIPEEKLGGLVCLKYWTRGSLVAEYLLSTVIYEPHSDAQVSSLAFRPGHNMAVTSSYGGDFKVWVHGSHADRNNESIQRTGWRCQSVGSYKGKSLTAAAFSADGSVLAIAAETIITLWDPDSNILVAMIGDTLSPITKPSFVGESEYLVSYTHGLKPQLSVWSTSNLALYWSHGIVTEAVSCSHDESQFAVLALLSSAGDADAKGNGVIFFFDVEDPVPVAT